The sequence below is a genomic window from Flavobacterium keumense.
ATCACTTATGCTGTAATTTATATTGTTTTCCTTAAAAAAATCAATCGCAGTTGTTCTTAATTGACCATTAAATGAATCCAAATTAGGATGTGCAAATACAAGGTGAACTTTCATAATTAATAGGTTATTTCAACTTCGTTTCTAGATTCATTTAACTCCCAGAATTTGGTCGCCAAAATGGTTGGATTATGTGTAGCACTATCTTCTGAAATCATGTTGCAAATTGTAACTGATCCAACGTATATTTCCTTTTCTTTCAAAGCATCATTCAATTGAAAAGTTAAGTTTCTAATACCGGCTTTCCCTAATGAAATACTAGACATGCCTGAATAAGGGTAATTGGCAGTGCCACCACCAGTTAATAAAACAGAACCTTTGTTTTCTGCTAAGGTTGGAAGTAAATATTTGACTGCTGTTAACGCATTTGCAACACTAATTTTAAAACCATTTGTCAACGTTTCTGCAGTTTCTTCTAAAACAGGAACCATTCTGTAATCAACCGCATTGTATTGCAGTATATTCACATTAGACATGTTGTCTTTTAATTTTTCTAAAGCAGTAATTAGTTCATTTTCATTTGAGACATCTGCAGTAGCATACAAAGATTCAATGTTTTCAGTTGCAAGTTCTGATTGATAAGCTTTTAAATTCTGTTCATTTCTACTAATCATCCCAACTTGATAGCCTTCTGAACCAAATTTTTTTGCAATTCCTAAACTCAATCCTTTACCCATTCCAATAATAATTATTCCTTTTTTCATATTTATTTTTATATTTGTTTCACAAAGAAACTAATATTGTTTTATAATTGAAACTAATGGATAAAAATACAAGTAACCTAGAGGTAACCAATATATCTTTCACAAAATTTATTTCTAATCCATACGATTGTCCGGTAACGCGAACTATGTCTTTTATAGGAGGTAAATGGAAACCTATCATTTTGTATTGTTTGTCACAACAAACTATGCGGTATGGAAAATTAAGATTTTATATTCCCGCCATATCAAGCAAGGTGTTAACACAGGAGCTTAAAGAACTCGAATTTCTGGGTTTAATAGACCGGCAAGTTTTTAAAGAACTTCCCCCTAGAGTTGAATACACTTTGACTAAAACGGGTGAATCTCTAAAGCCGGTCTTGAAAGTACTTTGTGATTGGGGGAAATCAACAGGGATTGAATTGGAAAAAGTTAAAACTAAAGTTATTTGAAATAAAAAATAAAAAAACCCGACACTTTCGTATCGGGTTTTGTTTTGCTCCCGATATTGATTTAAAATCAAACCAACTCATTGATTTTCTGAGGGTTATTGGTTCAATATAAAAATAAAAAAATGACCTTAAAAATGAATTTAAGGTCATTGGTTCAACTTGTGAGCGCTATAGATTTAAAATCAAACCAACTCATTGATTTTCTGAGGGTTATGGGTTCAATATACAATAAAAAAATGACCTTAAAATTAATTAAGGCCATTGGTACAACTTGCTCCCCTTATTGACGAAAGTTACAAATTTCAATTTCTTAGAAATTATTTAACTATCATAAAATCAAGTATTTAATTTAAAATTTATTTATTGCACACTATTTTTAAACTCTTTCAACATCATAAATTTTTTAATTTCTTTTTCTGAAATTTCAGGATTAGCTCCTTCTTTTGAAGCAACTAATGCTCCTATTGCACATGCAAAATTTAGTGACTTTTGAGGTGAATCTCCACGCAAAAGTTTCGTTACTAAAGAAGCTAAAAATGAATCCCCCGCTCCCACCGTATCAGCTACTTTTATAAAATACCCACTATTATAATAAAACTTGTCATTATAAAACAAAACAGCACCAAACGCACCTTTCGTAACACAAATTTGACTCGACCCCATTTGAGAAGCTATGAAACGGATATTCTGCTCAAATGAATTGAATGGGGACTCTAACATTTGAGATAATTCGAATAACTCTTCATCATTTAATTTAATGAAATCAGACGCTTTCATTAAATCAATTAAATTTTCTTTTGTATAATACGGTTGCCTCAAATTGACATCAAATACTGAATAATTTGAATGATTAATAATAGAGAATAAAGAATTTTTTGACACCTCATCTCTACAAATTAAACTCCCAAAAATAAACACATCCGAATTTGATACTAAAGAAAGTAAATCTTCGTCTGGTTCAATTTTATCCCAAGCAGAAGGATATGCAATATCATATGACGCATTCCCTTTTTCATTTATCATTACATGTACAACTCCTGTTCTGTATTCTTTGGATTTTTGAATAAAAGAGACATCTATTTCTTTGGATTTCAAATAATCAATTATCTCTTGACCCTCTTCATCTAATCCAACTTTACTAATAATTTTTGTTTTTACACCCAACGATTTCATTCTTAGCGCTACATTTAAAGGCGCTCCTCCGATTTTTTTATGGGTTGGAAATAAATCAAACAAAACCTCTCCAAAACTAACTGCACTTAGTGCATATTTTTTTTCCATTTAAAATTAAATTAAAATCAAAGGGCAAGAATTAACTTGCCCAATAATCTACTACAAACTAATTAAACTTTATTTTGTTTGCAAATAATTAATCGCGTTTTTATAAATTCCTCTTACATTTCCATCATAAGGATTCGTTCTTCCATCATTCATAGACCATTCCATCCCACCAATTCCAATAGCTATAATTGTACCTGAATATACAGAATTTGCTTTAAACTCGATAATACCTGGACAACATTCATCAGTTACTCCTCCCCATAGCCCTATTACCTTACCACCATATAATCTTTCAAATTCAGCAAATTGCCCTTTTTGATGTCCAGGCCCTAATAATGGAGCAATGTCCCATAAAGTATTATGATTTTCTTTAAACCCACCATCAATAATTCGTACAAATCCATTTGAATCAGTTGGTATTACATTACTAAAATTATAAATAGGATGATTGCGTTGGTCATTAACGTAATTGACTCCCCCATCAATTGTCCATATATCAGGATTATTACCTCCTGCACCATTGTCTTTAATAGTTAACATCCCACTTTTATCTCTACCTAATAATTCAGCATAACTTGTGGCCATACCACCAAGCAACATCTTACCACCTTCAACAACATATTGAATTAAAATACTTTTTTTATCAATACTTCCTTGAGGTAAAGCAGATGTTCCTATAGTGTCATAGTAAAAGAAAACTACATTGACTGATTTTAATTTTTCAGTAGTTAAATCTGAGAAAGGAATATAAACAAATTTATTCCCGTAAATAGATTGAGCCCATAACGCTGCAGCTTTTACATCATCGTCTAAAATATCATTAATAGATGCTGCATCATTAACAAAGGCAATCTGACTTGGTAAAACTCTAGCATTTATTATATATTTTCTAACTTTCCCATTCACAGTAGCTTTCAACTCTAATGGTGTTGTAAGATTAACTGTGGAACCAGATTCAGGACTTAATGTTACACCCTGAGGACTTTTCATTATAAGTTTTACAGCTGATAAATTTGTATCTGAGGGTAGAACAAAATTAACCACGCCAGATAAATTATCTATTGTTGCTTCAGTATTGCCTATTTTTATCGATTCAACAATATTAAGTGAAGATGGGAGACTATCATCATAGTTTAGTCTATCCTCGCAAGAATATATCAGAGTTGCTAGTAATAGCAACCCGATATATCTCATATTTAAAACCATTTTTAAATTTTTCATTCGTTTTTTATTTTTAATTTAAGAAAAACCCTCAATTATTAATCATTATTAAGACTATACAAGTAGTCTAAAATATTTTGGGTAAAAACTTTAATATTATTTTGATAACTATTTGTAGTCCCATTAGAATCCCATTCATAACCTACAATTGTATTAGCAATGGTAAAAACATGTCCCTTGAAATTAGTTGGAATATTTGAATCGAAATTTGCTGAATTTGTTAAATCTGTTCTTTTAAATTCAACAGCTCCATATCCAAATGAATCTCCAATATGTCTTAGAGTTCCAAACTTTGTAGCTTGCATAACATTTTCAAATTTTGTTGCTGCATCTTGACCACAACAAGAAGGGTTAATTATACCATCAAAATGTTGCCACCAAATTAAACGAACCTCCCTAGTTGCACTATTTTGCAAAGAAAGATATTCACCATTAGTAAAAGTTAAACCATTAAAAATAGGATGAGTTCTGCGGTTTCCTGAATTATTAGCATCTCGCATTCCTAGTCCCCAAATATCATCTGAAGGTTTACCAGTATCAACACATCCTGAAGCACTTGAACAACCGAATTCAGAATAAACATAATTACCTGGAGCTCTAGCATCACCAAAATTAGCTGGTACACGACCCAAAGAGAAAATAAATGGATTAGGATCTCCTGCAATTAACATATCTCCACCTGCTTTAACCCATGATTTTAATACCTCAGCTTGTGCTCCACCTGGACGCAATCCTAT
It includes:
- a CDS encoding SDR family NAD(P)-dependent oxidoreductase; this translates as MKKGIIIIGMGKGLSLGIAKKFGSEGYQVGMISRNEQNLKAYQSELATENIESLYATADVSNENELITALEKLKDNMSNVNILQYNAVDYRMVPVLEETAETLTNGFKISVANALTAVKYLLPTLAENKGSVLLTGGGTANYPYSGMSSISLGKAGIRNLTFQLNDALKEKEIYVGSVTICNMISEDSATHNPTILATKFWELNESRNEVEITY
- a CDS encoding winged helix-turn-helix transcriptional regulator gives rise to the protein MDKNTSNLEVTNISFTKFISNPYDCPVTRTMSFIGGKWKPIILYCLSQQTMRYGKLRFYIPAISSKVLTQELKELEFLGLIDRQVFKELPPRVEYTLTKTGESLKPVLKVLCDWGKSTGIELEKVKTKVI
- a CDS encoding carbohydrate kinase family protein; its protein translation is MEKKYALSAVSFGEVLFDLFPTHKKIGGAPLNVALRMKSLGVKTKIISKVGLDEEGQEIIDYLKSKEIDVSFIQKSKEYRTGVVHVMINEKGNASYDIAYPSAWDKIEPDEDLLSLVSNSDVFIFGSLICRDEVSKNSLFSIINHSNYSVFDVNLRQPYYTKENLIDLMKASDFIKLNDEELFELSQMLESPFNSFEQNIRFIASQMGSSQICVTKGAFGAVLFYNDKFYYNSGYFIKVADTVGAGDSFLASLVTKLLRGDSPQKSLNFACAIGALVASKEGANPEISEKEIKKFMMLKEFKNSVQ
- a CDS encoding DUF4960 domain-containing protein; this translates as MKSPQGVTLSPESGSTVNLTTPLELKATVNGKVRKYIINARVLPSQIAFVNDAASINDILDDDVKAAALWAQSIYGNKFVYIPFSDLTTEKLKSVNVVFFYYDTIGTSALPQGSIDKKSILIQYVVEGGKMLLGGMATSYAELLGRDKSGMLTIKDNGAGGNNPDIWTIDGGVNYVNDQRNHPIYNFSNVIPTDSNGFVRIIDGGFKENHNTLWDIAPLLGPGHQKGQFAEFERLYGGKVIGLWGGVTDECCPGIIEFKANSVYSGTIIAIGIGGMEWSMNDGRTNPYDGNVRGIYKNAINYLQTK